One window of the Anaeromyxobacter dehalogenans 2CP-C genome contains the following:
- the gdhA gene encoding NADP-specific glutamate dehydrogenase codes for MTNKMDERLESMYQDVLRRNPGEAEFHQAVREVLETLGPVLAKYPEFRERKIIERICEPERQIIFRVPWQDDRGEVHVNRGFRVQYNSSLGPYKGGLRFHPSVYLGIIKFLGFEQIFKNALTGLPIGGGKGGSDFDPKGKSDNEIMRFCQSFMTELWRYIGDTTDVPAGDIGVGGREIGYMYGQFKRLTSRYEAGVLTGKGLDYGGSLVRTEATGYGATFFVEEMLKVRKDSFEGKRCVVSGSGNVAIYTIEKITQLGGRVVACSDSNGYILDEKGIDLDLVKQLKEVERRRIKDYVEYRGHARYVAGGNIWEIPCQVAMPSATQNEINGHDARTLVKNGCVAVGEGANMPTTPEGIKVFLDAKISYGPGKAANAGGVATSALEMQQNATRDSWTFEYTEKRLANIMKNIHQNCYETAEEFGAPGNYVVGANIAGFIKVAKAMVAHGLI; via the coding sequence ATGACCAACAAGATGGATGAGAGGCTGGAGTCGATGTACCAGGACGTGCTTCGCCGCAACCCGGGCGAGGCCGAGTTCCACCAGGCGGTGCGGGAGGTGCTCGAGACGCTCGGGCCCGTGCTCGCGAAGTACCCCGAGTTCCGCGAGCGCAAGATCATCGAGCGCATCTGCGAGCCGGAGCGGCAGATCATCTTCCGCGTGCCGTGGCAGGACGACCGCGGTGAGGTCCACGTCAACCGCGGCTTCCGCGTCCAGTACAACAGCTCGCTCGGCCCGTACAAGGGCGGCCTGCGCTTCCACCCGTCCGTCTACCTGGGGATCATCAAGTTCCTCGGGTTCGAGCAGATCTTCAAGAACGCGCTCACCGGCCTGCCCATCGGCGGCGGCAAGGGCGGCTCCGACTTCGACCCCAAGGGCAAGTCGGACAACGAGATCATGCGGTTCTGCCAGAGCTTCATGACCGAGCTGTGGCGGTACATCGGCGACACCACCGACGTGCCCGCCGGCGACATCGGCGTGGGCGGCCGCGAGATCGGCTACATGTACGGTCAGTTCAAGCGCCTCACCTCGCGGTACGAGGCGGGCGTGCTCACCGGCAAGGGGCTCGACTACGGCGGCTCCCTGGTGCGCACCGAGGCCACCGGCTACGGCGCGACGTTCTTCGTCGAGGAGATGCTGAAGGTCCGGAAGGACTCCTTCGAGGGCAAGCGCTGCGTGGTGTCCGGCTCCGGCAACGTGGCCATCTACACCATCGAGAAGATCACCCAGCTCGGCGGCCGCGTGGTCGCCTGCTCCGACTCGAACGGCTACATCCTCGACGAGAAGGGCATCGACCTCGACCTCGTGAAGCAGCTGAAGGAGGTCGAGCGGCGCCGCATCAAGGACTACGTCGAGTACCGCGGCCACGCCCGCTACGTCGCCGGCGGCAACATCTGGGAGATCCCGTGCCAGGTGGCGATGCCGTCCGCCACCCAGAACGAGATCAACGGCCACGACGCCAGGACGCTGGTGAAGAACGGCTGCGTCGCGGTCGGCGAGGGCGCGAACATGCCCACCACGCCCGAGGGCATCAAGGTGTTCCTCGACGCGAAGATCTCCTACGGGCCGGGCAAGGCCGCCAACGCCGGCGGCGTCGCCACGAGCGCGCTCGAGATGCAGCAGAACGCGACCCGCGACAGCTGGACGTTCGAGTACACCGAGAAGCGGCTCGCGAACATCATGAAGAACATCCACCAGAACTGCTACGAGACCGCCGAGGAGTTCGGCGCCCCGGGCAACTACGTGGTGGGCGCGAACATCGCCGGGTTCATCAAGGTGGCCAAGGCGATGGTGGCGCACGGGCTGATCTGA
- a CDS encoding zinc-ribbon domain-containing protein: MKFSCDRCGKRYATADTPIPGRVYKLKCRACGHVIVLKGPAADAPASAPPPRRAAVAPAPPPAPTPVPTVTAVEIPPQPPADPAPEPLPPLEAPPLEPLLPEPSGANAGPPALAVPPPAPRAEPEPADAGYVDLFEEGSLGDGTGLPLARGPRSGPPPSGDEASGELPAPPPQPAAPPLPTPRVPDLPRPPTEQRGAPLKLIGLGVLVMLGIVAVAVWRGTGRTAPSRPPAPASAPAAKAPEAAPASPAPAPVTPQPPPGAAAAPGTEAPATAPAPESARPAAEPQRPSRAPASAPAADAGEASGSLTPERIQQVIATSRPRFDACLAEARPGRGLALDGRTVNLRVAITPAGAATYPTFDDVTIGSTELGACLKAAARQMAFPRFEGEPVRIEVPITLPRR, from the coding sequence GTGAAATTCTCCTGCGACCGGTGCGGCAAGCGGTACGCGACCGCGGACACGCCCATCCCGGGCCGCGTGTACAAGCTCAAGTGCCGCGCCTGCGGGCACGTCATCGTGCTGAAGGGCCCGGCCGCCGACGCCCCGGCCAGCGCGCCGCCCCCCCGCCGCGCCGCCGTCGCTCCCGCGCCGCCGCCCGCGCCCACGCCGGTGCCGACCGTCACGGCCGTGGAGATCCCTCCCCAGCCGCCGGCCGACCCCGCGCCCGAGCCTCTCCCCCCGCTCGAGGCGCCGCCGCTGGAGCCGCTGCTCCCGGAGCCGTCCGGGGCGAACGCCGGGCCGCCCGCCCTCGCGGTGCCGCCTCCCGCCCCGCGCGCCGAGCCCGAGCCCGCCGACGCCGGCTACGTCGATCTGTTCGAGGAGGGGTCGCTCGGGGACGGCACCGGCCTGCCGCTCGCCCGCGGCCCGCGCTCCGGCCCGCCGCCCTCCGGCGACGAGGCGAGCGGGGAGCTGCCCGCGCCGCCGCCCCAGCCCGCAGCGCCGCCGCTGCCCACGCCGCGCGTCCCCGACCTCCCCCGGCCACCCACCGAGCAGCGCGGCGCGCCGCTGAAGCTCATCGGGCTCGGCGTGCTGGTGATGCTCGGCATCGTCGCCGTGGCCGTGTGGCGTGGGACCGGGCGCACCGCGCCGTCCCGTCCGCCCGCCCCCGCGAGCGCGCCCGCCGCGAAGGCCCCCGAGGCCGCTCCCGCGTCGCCCGCCCCGGCGCCCGTCACGCCGCAACCTCCGCCCGGCGCGGCAGCCGCACCCGGCACCGAGGCCCCCGCAACCGCGCCCGCGCCCGAATCCGCCCGCCCCGCCGCCGAGCCCCAACGCCCATCCCGGGCGCCGGCATCAGCCCCCGCCGCCGACGCCGGCGAGGCGTCCGGCAGCCTCACCCCCGAGCGCATCCAGCAGGTGATCGCGACCTCGCGTCCCCGGTTCGACGCGTGCCTCGCCGAGGCCCGGCCCGGCCGCGGGCTGGCGCTGGATGGACGGACCGTGAACCTGCGCGTCGCCATCACGCCCGCCGGCGCCGCCACCTACCCGACGTTCGACGACGTGACGATCGGGTCCACCGAGCTCGGCGCCTGCCTGAAGGCCGCCGCGCGCCAGATGGCGTTCCCGCGGTTCGAGGGCGAGCCCGTGCGGATCGAGGTGCCGATCACGCTGCCGCGCCGGTAG
- a CDS encoding GAF domain-containing protein — translation MRPSQDRLRLERLERLQEVTAALGAAASSNAVAGALERLALPLLRASAAAIFWERAPGELELVHAVGLDPAFATRRRVIRADERLPSADAYRTAAAVWVRTGAELRDRFPGLGPADGADLPGAFAAIPLATDRSRGTLALRFDEPRAFEAEERALVTAVATQCGLSMERARLHEAQRRQAERLRQIFSTTASLSGAATPGAVADAAFRGLAAIGAVAGELHALEAPDRLVRVARHGPDPEAEPDAPGAPAPAADVVRSGKALWLETPEAIDASFPNLEAGRRARGEGAWAVVPLLARGEPLGAISIAFPGPHRFDPDDRLFVRMLAVPCAQALERARLYEAAERIRREAQWSAATLDAMFASLPVGLGLLDRAMRYVRVNGRLARLNGLPVEAHLGRKPAELLPGLPGAQLAAAFGRVVEGGGAFEEVVVGELPSEPGATRRFRATWFAVSVAGEVVGAGVMVRQEGEG, via the coding sequence GTGCGTCCATCACAGGACCGGCTCCGGCTGGAGCGGCTGGAGCGCCTGCAGGAGGTGACCGCCGCCCTGGGCGCCGCGGCGTCGTCCAACGCCGTGGCCGGCGCGCTGGAGCGCCTCGCGCTGCCGCTGCTCCGCGCGAGCGCCGCGGCGATCTTCTGGGAGCGCGCGCCGGGCGAGCTGGAGCTGGTGCACGCGGTGGGGCTGGACCCGGCGTTCGCGACGCGCCGCCGCGTGATCCGCGCGGACGAGCGGCTCCCCAGCGCCGACGCGTACCGCACCGCCGCCGCGGTGTGGGTGCGCACCGGCGCCGAGCTGCGCGATCGCTTCCCCGGGCTCGGCCCGGCGGACGGCGCCGACCTGCCCGGCGCGTTCGCCGCCATCCCGCTCGCGACCGACCGCTCGCGCGGCACGCTCGCGCTCCGCTTCGACGAGCCCCGCGCCTTCGAGGCGGAGGAGCGCGCGCTCGTCACCGCGGTGGCCACGCAGTGCGGGCTCTCGATGGAGCGGGCCCGCCTGCACGAGGCGCAGCGGAGGCAGGCCGAGCGGCTCCGGCAGATCTTCTCCACGACCGCGTCGCTCTCTGGCGCGGCCACGCCTGGCGCCGTCGCGGACGCGGCGTTCCGCGGGCTCGCGGCCATCGGCGCGGTCGCCGGCGAGCTGCACGCGCTCGAGGCGCCGGACCGGCTGGTGCGCGTGGCGCGGCACGGGCCGGACCCGGAGGCGGAGCCGGACGCCCCCGGGGCCCCCGCGCCGGCCGCCGACGTCGTGCGCAGCGGGAAGGCGCTGTGGCTCGAGACGCCCGAGGCGATCGACGCCAGCTTCCCGAACCTCGAGGCCGGTCGGCGGGCGCGGGGGGAGGGCGCGTGGGCCGTGGTCCCGCTCCTCGCGCGCGGCGAGCCGCTCGGCGCGATCTCGATCGCGTTCCCGGGGCCGCACCGCTTCGACCCCGACGATCGGCTGTTCGTCCGCATGCTCGCCGTGCCGTGCGCGCAGGCGCTCGAGCGCGCGCGGCTGTACGAGGCGGCCGAGCGGATCCGGAGGGAGGCGCAGTGGAGCGCGGCCACGCTGGACGCGATGTTCGCGTCGCTGCCGGTGGGGCTCGGGCTGCTCGATCGCGCCATGCGGTACGTGCGCGTGAACGGCCGGCTCGCGCGGCTGAACGGCCTGCCGGTCGAGGCGCACCTCGGGCGCAAGCCCGCCGAGCTCCTGCCCGGCCTGCCCGGCGCGCAGCTCGCCGCGGCGTTCGGCCGCGTCGTGGAGGGCGGGGGGGCGTTCGAGGAGGTTGTGGTCGGTGAGCTGCCCTCGGAGCCGGGTGCGACGCGGCGCTTCCGGGCGACCTGGTTCGCGGTGTCCGTGGCCGGGGAGGTGGTCGGGGCGGGCGTCATGGTGCGGCAGGAAGGCGAGGGGTAG
- a CDS encoding acyl-CoA dehydrogenase family protein has product MTDFLQDPPVLPHAFDADPLLQEYLARTLPPDVLSAISPELRELGALASGPLAAQQLAERLVEPTLVQWDPWGRRVDRIEPTPLWREAARLAARHGLVAAAYERRHGPHSRVHQLAMVYLLEPSMDVYACPLAMTDGAARTLLDLAPRALVERAVPRLTSRDPARMWTSGQWMTERAGGSDVSGTETVARRDGEAFRLWGTKWFSSATTAEMALALARPEGNPPGSAGLALFYLETRGPDGASNGILVNRLKDKLGTRKLPTAELTLEGALAQPVAGTSGGVRAITPMLNVTRTWNALVAAAYMARAVALARDYAGRRRAFGTPLRARPLHADTLAGLEAEREAGFLLAFRAVELLGRAEAGEADPGARALLRAVTPLAKLTTGKQAVAVASDAVEAFGGAGYVEDTGLPRLLRDAQVLPIWEGTTNVLALEAQRALAAEGAAEALAAEIQERLSQARDPSLRPAVQAATGALARARAALAGGDAPELREAGARRLALTLGRTLALAHLAAHAQWALDAGRGRRAAAAARRFARNGVDLLGPAGEDLEDSALLVAATDA; this is encoded by the coding sequence ATGACCGACTTCCTCCAGGATCCCCCGGTCCTGCCGCACGCCTTCGACGCCGACCCGCTCCTGCAGGAGTACCTCGCGAGGACGCTGCCGCCCGACGTGCTGTCCGCGATCTCCCCGGAGCTGCGCGAGCTGGGCGCGCTCGCCTCCGGCCCGCTCGCAGCGCAGCAGCTCGCGGAGCGCCTGGTGGAGCCCACGCTGGTGCAGTGGGATCCCTGGGGTCGGCGCGTGGATCGCATCGAGCCGACGCCGCTGTGGCGCGAGGCGGCCCGGCTCGCCGCGCGCCACGGGCTGGTGGCCGCGGCCTACGAGCGGCGCCACGGCCCGCACTCGCGCGTGCACCAGCTGGCGATGGTGTACCTGCTCGAGCCGTCCATGGACGTGTACGCGTGCCCGCTCGCCATGACCGACGGGGCGGCGCGCACGCTGCTCGACCTCGCCCCGCGGGCGCTGGTGGAGCGGGCCGTCCCGCGGCTCACCTCGCGCGACCCGGCGCGCATGTGGACGAGCGGACAGTGGATGACCGAGCGGGCCGGCGGCTCGGACGTGTCGGGCACGGAGACCGTGGCCCGCCGCGACGGCGAGGCGTTCCGGCTCTGGGGCACGAAGTGGTTCAGCTCCGCCACCACCGCCGAGATGGCGCTCGCCCTGGCGCGGCCCGAGGGCAACCCGCCGGGCTCGGCGGGCCTGGCCCTGTTCTACCTGGAGACGCGCGGGCCGGACGGCGCCTCCAACGGGATCCTCGTGAACCGGCTGAAGGACAAGCTCGGGACGCGCAAGCTCCCCACCGCCGAGCTGACGCTGGAGGGGGCGCTCGCGCAGCCGGTGGCGGGGACGTCCGGCGGCGTCCGCGCGATCACCCCCATGCTGAACGTGACCCGCACCTGGAACGCGCTCGTCGCGGCCGCGTACATGGCGCGCGCGGTGGCGCTGGCCCGCGACTACGCGGGGCGGCGGCGCGCCTTCGGGACGCCGCTGCGGGCGCGCCCGCTCCACGCCGACACGCTGGCAGGGCTCGAGGCCGAGCGCGAGGCCGGGTTCCTGCTCGCGTTCCGCGCGGTGGAGCTGCTCGGCCGCGCCGAGGCGGGCGAGGCCGACCCGGGCGCGCGGGCGCTGCTCCGCGCGGTGACGCCGCTCGCGAAGCTCACCACCGGCAAGCAGGCGGTGGCGGTCGCCTCGGACGCGGTGGAGGCGTTCGGCGGCGCCGGCTACGTGGAGGACACCGGCCTGCCGCGGCTGCTGCGCGACGCGCAGGTGCTGCCGATCTGGGAGGGGACCACCAACGTCCTCGCGCTCGAGGCGCAGCGCGCGCTCGCGGCGGAGGGCGCGGCCGAGGCGCTCGCGGCGGAGATCCAGGAGCGGCTCTCGCAGGCGCGCGACCCGTCGCTCCGCCCGGCGGTGCAGGCGGCCACCGGCGCGCTGGCCCGGGCGCGGGCGGCGCTCGCGGGAGGCGACGCGCCGGAGCTGCGGGAGGCGGGCGCGCGCCGCCTGGCGCTCACGCTCGGGCGGACGCTCGCGCTCGCCCACCTCGCCGCGCACGCGCAGTGGGCGCTCGACGCCGGGCGCGGCCGGCGCGCGGCGGCCGCGGCGCGGCGCTTCGCCCGCAACGGGGTGGACCTGCTCGGCCCCGCCGGCGAGGACCTGGAGGACTCGGCGCTGCTCGTCGCCGCGACGGACGCCTGA
- a CDS encoding NAD-dependent succinate-semialdehyde dehydrogenase: MATMSSVNPATGEVLARFDEITDAELERRLALAAATFRSWRRVPIAERAQRMRRAAEVLEARKDALGRTMTLEMGKTLRSAVAEAEKCAWVCRFYAEHAERFLADEVLPSSAARSFTRCLPVGPVLAVMPWNFPFWQVFRFAAPALMAGNVGVLKHASNVPQSALAIEAVFREAGFPEGCFQTLLVGSSRVQRVVEDPRIAAATLTGSEGAGSAVASAAGRVIKKTVLELGGSDAFVVMPSADLDAAVATAVTARTINNGQSCIAAKRFVVHEAVYDRFEQAFVRRMAALKVGDPLDAGTDVGPVVSEAELKKLSEQVDAAVKAGGRLLLGGAPAGGPGFYYPPTVIADVPPTSPSYREEIFGPVALLFRARNLDQAISIANDVPFGLGSSVWTREPAERDRFVDELEAGATFVNAMVASDPRLPFGGVKRSGYGRELAREGIREFVNLKTVVLQDAAAAAGQPGAAME; the protein is encoded by the coding sequence ATGGCCACCATGTCGTCGGTGAACCCCGCCACCGGTGAGGTGCTCGCCCGCTTCGACGAGATCACGGACGCCGAGCTGGAGCGGCGGCTCGCGCTCGCCGCCGCGACGTTCCGGTCCTGGCGCCGGGTCCCGATCGCCGAGCGCGCGCAGCGCATGCGCCGCGCCGCCGAGGTCCTGGAGGCGCGCAAGGACGCGCTCGGCCGGACCATGACGCTCGAGATGGGCAAGACGCTCCGCTCGGCGGTGGCCGAGGCCGAGAAGTGCGCCTGGGTCTGCCGCTTCTACGCCGAGCACGCGGAGCGGTTCCTGGCCGACGAGGTGCTCCCCTCGAGCGCGGCGCGGTCGTTCACCCGGTGCCTGCCCGTCGGGCCGGTGCTGGCGGTGATGCCCTGGAACTTCCCCTTCTGGCAGGTGTTCCGCTTCGCCGCCCCGGCGCTCATGGCCGGCAACGTCGGCGTGCTGAAGCACGCCTCCAACGTGCCGCAGTCGGCGCTCGCCATCGAGGCGGTGTTCCGCGAGGCCGGGTTCCCGGAGGGCTGCTTCCAGACGCTGCTCGTGGGCTCGTCGCGCGTGCAGCGCGTCGTGGAGGACCCGCGCATCGCGGCGGCCACCCTCACCGGCAGCGAGGGCGCGGGCAGCGCCGTGGCGTCCGCGGCGGGCCGGGTGATCAAGAAGACCGTGCTGGAGCTGGGCGGCAGCGACGCGTTCGTGGTGATGCCGTCCGCCGACCTGGACGCGGCGGTCGCCACCGCGGTCACCGCCCGCACCATCAACAACGGCCAGTCCTGCATCGCCGCGAAGCGCTTCGTGGTCCACGAGGCCGTCTACGACCGGTTCGAGCAGGCGTTCGTGAGGCGCATGGCCGCGCTGAAGGTGGGGGATCCGCTCGACGCGGGCACCGACGTCGGCCCGGTGGTGAGCGAGGCGGAGCTGAAGAAGCTCTCGGAGCAGGTGGACGCCGCGGTGAAGGCGGGGGGCCGGCTCCTGCTCGGCGGCGCGCCGGCGGGCGGCCCGGGCTTCTACTACCCGCCCACGGTGATCGCCGACGTGCCGCCCACCTCGCCGTCCTACCGCGAGGAGATCTTCGGCCCGGTGGCGCTGCTGTTCCGCGCGCGCAACCTCGACCAGGCGATCTCGATCGCGAACGACGTGCCGTTCGGCCTGGGCTCGAGCGTCTGGACCCGCGAGCCGGCCGAGCGCGACCGCTTCGTGGACGAGCTGGAGGCGGGCGCGACGTTCGTGAACGCGATGGTCGCCTCGGACCCGCGGCTGCCGTTCGGCGGCGTGAAGCGCTCGGGGTACGGGCGCGAGCTGGCGCGCGAGGGCATCCGCGAGTTCGTCAACCTGAAGACGGTGGTGCTGCAGGACGCCGCCGCCGCCGCCGGCCAGCCCGGCGCCGCGATGGAGTAG
- a CDS encoding CPBP family glutamic-type intramembrane protease, whose amino-acid sequence MPTDTTPAGHRPPGEASGGRGTGDRAWTTAAVLAALGWALLVAASPPRFFSWATPLAVAWMALSLAGAPPGLRARLRPRGTDVLLGLAVAGVLYAGARAFLWAGCGGATDALCAPTAAIFERFRTRALGPGLALALAVAPAEEAFWRGLVQARLTPRLGPARAVAAATALAAALALATGEGLLALAALPTYAAWGALAAWRGSLVPALVSHAVWSVLIASVAPPG is encoded by the coding sequence ATGCCCACAGATACCACGCCAGCGGGCCACCGGCCGCCCGGCGAGGCGTCCGGCGGGCGGGGCACCGGCGACCGCGCCTGGACGACGGCGGCGGTGCTCGCGGCGCTGGGCTGGGCGCTGCTGGTGGCGGCGAGCCCGCCCCGCTTCTTCTCCTGGGCCACGCCACTCGCCGTCGCCTGGATGGCCCTGTCCCTCGCCGGCGCGCCGCCGGGGCTGCGGGCCAGGCTGCGTCCGCGCGGCACCGACGTGCTGCTGGGCCTCGCCGTGGCGGGCGTGCTCTACGCCGGGGCGCGCGCGTTCCTGTGGGCGGGCTGCGGCGGGGCCACCGACGCGCTGTGCGCGCCCACCGCCGCCATCTTCGAGCGGTTCCGCACCCGCGCGCTCGGGCCCGGGCTGGCGCTCGCGCTCGCCGTCGCGCCGGCCGAGGAGGCGTTCTGGCGTGGGCTGGTGCAGGCGCGGCTCACCCCGCGGCTCGGGCCGGCGCGGGCCGTGGCGGCCGCGACGGCGCTCGCCGCCGCGCTCGCGCTCGCGACCGGCGAGGGGTTGCTCGCGCTCGCCGCGCTGCCCACCTACGCAGCGTGGGGCGCGCTGGCGGCCTGGCGGGGCAGCCTGGTGCCGGCGCTCGTGTCCCACGCGGTCTGGAGCGTGCTCATCGCGAGCGTGGCTCCCCCGGGCTGA
- a CDS encoding NAD-dependent epimerase/dehydratase family protein gives MRPVQRTVLVTGATGFVGSALVPALAAAGHRVRATSRRRRAGPGGTVDWMAVDVRRPDDLERALEGVDAAYFLVHGMAAGRGDYVEEERRTAAGFVRAAARAGTGRIVYLGGVAPQGTPSRHLASRLAVGEVLRAGRVPALELRASMIVGAGSASWQVVRDLAMRLPVMLLPAWARSRTCPVWIGDVVGALVAGIDLPLPASAVHDLPGPDVLEVREILERVAALRGRRLPAARVPLPVPRVSMLWLKLISGADWRVVRELVQGLATDLLPRDARFWQLAGLPAPLPFDEAARRALAGEPAGEGLRGAMAALEEALVDRCAPRLGPVSPGEPRSR, from the coding sequence ATGCGCCCAGTCCAACGCACCGTGCTGGTGACCGGGGCGACCGGCTTCGTGGGGAGCGCGCTGGTGCCGGCGCTCGCCGCGGCCGGGCACCGGGTCCGCGCCACGAGTCGCCGCCGCCGCGCCGGGCCGGGCGGGACGGTGGACTGGATGGCGGTGGACGTCCGGCGGCCGGACGACCTCGAGCGCGCGCTGGAGGGCGTGGACGCGGCGTACTTCCTGGTGCACGGGATGGCCGCGGGCCGGGGAGACTACGTCGAGGAGGAGCGCCGCACCGCCGCCGGCTTCGTGCGGGCGGCGGCGCGGGCCGGGACGGGGCGCATCGTGTACCTGGGCGGCGTCGCGCCGCAGGGAACGCCCTCCCGGCACCTCGCCAGCCGCCTCGCGGTCGGGGAGGTGCTGCGCGCCGGGCGCGTGCCCGCCCTGGAGCTGCGCGCGTCGATGATCGTGGGCGCGGGCAGCGCCTCGTGGCAGGTGGTGCGCGACCTGGCGATGCGCCTGCCGGTCATGCTGCTGCCGGCGTGGGCCCGTTCGCGCACCTGCCCGGTCTGGATCGGCGACGTGGTGGGCGCGCTGGTGGCCGGGATCGACCTGCCGCTGCCGGCGAGCGCGGTTCACGACCTGCCCGGCCCGGACGTGCTGGAGGTGCGGGAGATCCTGGAGCGGGTGGCGGCGCTCCGCGGGCGGCGCCTGCCCGCCGCCCGCGTGCCGCTGCCGGTGCCGCGCGTCTCCATGCTCTGGCTGAAGCTGATCTCCGGCGCGGACTGGCGGGTGGTGCGCGAGCTGGTGCAGGGGCTGGCGACCGACCTCCTTCCGCGCGATGCCCGCTTCTGGCAGCTCGCCGGGCTGCCCGCGCCGTTGCCGTTCGACGAGGCCGCGCGCCGCGCGCTGGCCGGCGAGCCCGCCGGAGAGGGGCTGCGGGGCGCGATGGCGGCGCTCGAGGAGGCGCTGGTGGACCGCTGCGCGCCGCGGCTCGGGCCGGTCAGCCCGGGGGAGCCACGCTCGCGATGA
- a CDS encoding deoxyribodipyrimidine photo-lyase: protein MPVPAERIRALNAAPLRPERAFVLHWMTSARRTRSNPALERAAELGRALGRPVLVLEPLRCGYPHASDRLHAFLLEGMRDNAAALAGRALYHPWVERRAGEGDGLLDALAARACAVIADDFPTGFPAAAIGAAAARLDVRLEAVDASCVVPFRLAGKDFPTAHAYRRHLQRALPAWLDRLPAEDPLAGVPPPGGASVPAEIRRRWPAARAAELARPAALAAALPIDHRVPPAGRGGSVAARRRLSAFLRDGLDAYAERRNAPDEARGASGLSPWLHFGHLGSFEILRAVLRREGWTPPPVAAPARGARAGWWGLSASAEAFLDQLLTWRELAFVTCAHVPEHRAYASLPAWARATLARHAADPRPAVYARAALEAAETHDPLWNAAQRQLLREGVVHGYLRMLWGKKILEWSATPEEAHATLLELNDRHALDGRDPNSVAGIAWCLGRYDRPWGPERPVFGTVRYMSSANTARKWPVRRYLERHGP, encoded by the coding sequence GTGCCCGTCCCCGCGGAGCGGATCCGCGCCCTGAACGCCGCGCCGCTGCGGCCGGAGCGGGCGTTCGTGCTGCACTGGATGACGAGCGCGCGGCGGACCCGCTCCAACCCGGCGCTGGAGCGCGCGGCGGAGCTGGGGCGCGCGCTGGGGCGGCCGGTGCTGGTGCTCGAGCCGCTGCGCTGCGGCTACCCGCACGCGAGCGACCGGCTGCACGCGTTCCTGCTGGAGGGCATGCGCGACAACGCCGCGGCGCTCGCCGGGCGCGCGCTCTACCACCCGTGGGTGGAGCGGCGCGCCGGGGAGGGCGACGGGCTGCTCGACGCGCTCGCGGCGCGCGCCTGCGCCGTCATCGCGGACGACTTCCCCACCGGCTTTCCCGCCGCGGCGATCGGCGCGGCGGCGGCGCGCCTCGACGTGCGCCTGGAGGCGGTGGACGCGAGCTGCGTGGTGCCGTTCCGGCTCGCCGGCAAGGACTTCCCCACCGCGCACGCCTACCGCCGCCACCTCCAGCGCGCGCTGCCCGCCTGGCTGGATCGGCTGCCGGCGGAGGACCCGCTCGCGGGCGTGCCGCCGCCGGGCGGCGCCTCGGTGCCGGCGGAGATCCGGCGGCGCTGGCCGGCCGCCCGCGCCGCGGAGCTGGCTCGCCCGGCCGCGCTCGCCGCCGCGCTGCCCATCGACCACCGCGTCCCGCCCGCCGGCCGCGGCGGGAGCGTCGCGGCCCGTCGCCGGCTCTCCGCGTTCCTCCGCGACGGGCTGGACGCCTACGCCGAGCGCCGGAACGCGCCGGACGAGGCGCGCGGCGCGAGCGGGCTCTCGCCCTGGCTCCACTTCGGCCACCTCGGCAGCTTCGAGATCCTGCGGGCGGTGCTGCGGCGGGAGGGCTGGACCCCGCCGCCGGTGGCCGCGCCGGCCCGCGGCGCGCGCGCCGGCTGGTGGGGACTGTCCGCCTCCGCCGAGGCGTTCCTCGATCAGCTCCTCACCTGGCGCGAGCTGGCCTTCGTCACCTGCGCGCACGTCCCGGAGCACCGCGCGTACGCGTCCCTCCCGGCCTGGGCGCGCGCCACCCTGGCCCGGCACGCCGCCGACCCGCGGCCGGCGGTCTACGCGCGGGCGGCGCTGGAGGCCGCCGAGACGCACGACCCGCTCTGGAACGCGGCGCAGCGCCAGCTCCTGCGGGAGGGCGTGGTGCACGGGTATCTCCGGATGCTCTGGGGGAAGAAGATCCTGGAGTGGAGCGCGACGCCGGAGGAGGCGCACGCGACCCTGCTCGAGCTGAACGACCGCCACGCGCTGGACGGCCGCGACCCGAACTCGGTCGCGGGCATCGCCTGGTGCCTCGGCCGCTACGACCGGCCCTGGGGGCCGGAGCGGCCGGTGTTCGGCACCGTCCGATACATGTCCTCCGCGAACACCGCCCGGAAGTGGCCGGTGCGCCGGTACCTGGAGCGCCACGGACCGTGA